Proteins encoded together in one Arvicanthis niloticus isolate mArvNil1 chromosome 7, mArvNil1.pat.X, whole genome shotgun sequence window:
- the Ugdh gene encoding UDP-glucose 6-dehydrogenase isoform X1: MVEIKKICCIGAGYVGGPTCSVIAHMCPEIRVTVVDVNEARINAWNSPTLPIYEPGLKEVVESCRGKNLFFSTNIDDAIREADLVFISVNTPTKTYGMGKGRAADLKYIEACARRIVQNSNGYKIVTEKSTVPVRAAESIRRIFDANTKPNLNLQVLSNPEFLAEGTAIKDLKNPDRVLIGGDETPEGQKAVRALCAVYEHWVPKEKILTTNTWSSELSKLAANAFLAQRISSINSISALCEATGADVEEVATAIGMDQRIGNKFLKASVAYFVPSGFGGSCFQKDVLNLVYLCEALNLPEVARYWQQVIDMNDYQRRRFASRIIDSLFNTVTDKKIAILGFAFKKDTGDTRESSSIYISKFLMDEGAHLHIYDPKVPREQIVVDLSHPGVSAEDQVSRLVTISKDPYEACDGAHALVICTEWDMFKELDYERIHKKMLKPAFIFDGRRVLDGLHSELQTIGFQIETIGKKVSSKRIPYTPGEIPKFSLQDPPNKKPKV, translated from the exons ATGGTTGAGATTAAGAAGATCTGTTGCATTGGTGCGGGCTACGTCGGTGGACCCACATGCAGTGTCATTGCTCACATGTGCCCTGAGATCAGGGTAACGGTTGTGGATGTGAACGAGGCCAGGATCAACGCATGGAATTCTCCAACCCTTCCTATTTATGAG CCTGGGCTAAAAGAAGTAGTCGAATCCTGTCGAgggaaaaatctgtttttttctaCCAATATTGATGATGCCATCAGAGAAGCCGATCTGGTATTTATTTCT GTGAACACACCAACAAAAACATATGGGATGGGAAAAGGCCGGGCAGCAGATCTGAAGTATATCGAAGCTTGTGCTCGCCGCATTGTGCAGAACTCAAATGGGTACAAAATTGTGACTGAGAAAAGCACAGTCCCTGTGCGGGCAGCAGAAAGCATCCGCCGCATATTTGACGCCAACACAAAGCCCAACCTGAATTTACAG GTACTGTCCAATCCCGAGTTCCTGGCAGAGGGAACAGCCATCAAGGACCTGAAGAACCCGGACAGAGTCCTGATCGGAGGGGATGAAACCCCAGAGGGCCAGAAAGCTGTCCGGGCGCTCTGTGCCGTGTATGAGCACTGGGTTCCTAAGGAGAAGATCCTCACCACCAACACTTGGTCCTCAGAGCTTTCTAAGCTG GCGGCCAACGCTTTCCTTGCCCAGAGGATCAGCAGCATCAACTCCATAAGTGCTCTGTGTGAGGCGACAGGCGCTGACGTGGAGGAGGTGGCAACAGCCATCGGGATGGACCAAAGAATTGGGAATAAGTTTCTAAAGGCCAGCGTTG CTTATTTTGTTCCCTCAGGTTTTGGTGGGAGCTGCTTCCAAAAAGATGTTCTGAATTTGGTTTATCTCTGTGAGGCTCTGAACCTGCCCGAAGTGGCTCGTTACTGGCAGCAG GTCATAGACATGAATGACTACCAGAGGAGAAGGTTTGCATCACGGATCATAGACAGCCTGTTTAATACAGTGACCGATAAGAAGATAGCTATCTTGGGGTTTGCATTCAAAAAGGATACTGGCGATACCAG AGAATCCTCCAGTATCTACATTAGCAAGTTCCTGATGGATGAGGGCGCACACCTCCACATATATGATCCAAAAGTGCCCAGGGAACAGATAGTGGTGGATCTTTCTCACCCAGGCGTCTCAGCAGAGGACCAAG TGTCCAGGCTGGTGACCATTTCCAAGGATCCATACGAAGCATGTGATGGAGCCCATGCCCTTGTCATCTGCACTGAATGGGACATGTTTAAG GAACTGGATTATGAACGGATTCATAAAAAAATGCTGAAGCCAGCCTTTATCTTTGATGGTCGGCGTGTCCTGGATGGGCTCCACAGTGAACTACAGACCATAGGCTTCCAG ATTGAAACAATTGGCAAAAAGGTATCTTCCAAGAGAATTCCATATACTCCTGGTGAAATTCCAAAGTTTAGTCTTCAGGATCCACCTAACAAGAAACCCAAAGTCTAG
- the Ugdh gene encoding UDP-glucose 6-dehydrogenase isoform X2: protein MVEIKKICCIGAGYVGGPTCSVIAHMCPEIRVTVVDVNEARINAWNSPTLPIYEPGLKEVVESCRGKNLFFSTNIDDAIREADLVFISVNTPTKTYGMGKGRAADLKYIEACARRIVQNSNGYKIVTEKSTVPVRAAESIRRIFDANTKPNLNLQVLSNPEFLAEGTAIKDLKNPDRVLIGGDETPEGQKAVRALCAVYEHWVPKEKILTTNTWSSELSKLAANAFLAQRISSINSISALCEATGADVEEVATAIGMDQRIGNKFLKASVGFGGSCFQKDVLNLVYLCEALNLPEVARYWQQVIDMNDYQRRRFASRIIDSLFNTVTDKKIAILGFAFKKDTGDTRESSSIYISKFLMDEGAHLHIYDPKVPREQIVVDLSHPGVSAEDQVSRLVTISKDPYEACDGAHALVICTEWDMFKELDYERIHKKMLKPAFIFDGRRVLDGLHSELQTIGFQIETIGKKVSSKRIPYTPGEIPKFSLQDPPNKKPKV, encoded by the exons ATGGTTGAGATTAAGAAGATCTGTTGCATTGGTGCGGGCTACGTCGGTGGACCCACATGCAGTGTCATTGCTCACATGTGCCCTGAGATCAGGGTAACGGTTGTGGATGTGAACGAGGCCAGGATCAACGCATGGAATTCTCCAACCCTTCCTATTTATGAG CCTGGGCTAAAAGAAGTAGTCGAATCCTGTCGAgggaaaaatctgtttttttctaCCAATATTGATGATGCCATCAGAGAAGCCGATCTGGTATTTATTTCT GTGAACACACCAACAAAAACATATGGGATGGGAAAAGGCCGGGCAGCAGATCTGAAGTATATCGAAGCTTGTGCTCGCCGCATTGTGCAGAACTCAAATGGGTACAAAATTGTGACTGAGAAAAGCACAGTCCCTGTGCGGGCAGCAGAAAGCATCCGCCGCATATTTGACGCCAACACAAAGCCCAACCTGAATTTACAG GTACTGTCCAATCCCGAGTTCCTGGCAGAGGGAACAGCCATCAAGGACCTGAAGAACCCGGACAGAGTCCTGATCGGAGGGGATGAAACCCCAGAGGGCCAGAAAGCTGTCCGGGCGCTCTGTGCCGTGTATGAGCACTGGGTTCCTAAGGAGAAGATCCTCACCACCAACACTTGGTCCTCAGAGCTTTCTAAGCTG GCGGCCAACGCTTTCCTTGCCCAGAGGATCAGCAGCATCAACTCCATAAGTGCTCTGTGTGAGGCGACAGGCGCTGACGTGGAGGAGGTGGCAACAGCCATCGGGATGGACCAAAGAATTGGGAATAAGTTTCTAAAGGCCAGCGTTG GTTTTGGTGGGAGCTGCTTCCAAAAAGATGTTCTGAATTTGGTTTATCTCTGTGAGGCTCTGAACCTGCCCGAAGTGGCTCGTTACTGGCAGCAG GTCATAGACATGAATGACTACCAGAGGAGAAGGTTTGCATCACGGATCATAGACAGCCTGTTTAATACAGTGACCGATAAGAAGATAGCTATCTTGGGGTTTGCATTCAAAAAGGATACTGGCGATACCAG AGAATCCTCCAGTATCTACATTAGCAAGTTCCTGATGGATGAGGGCGCACACCTCCACATATATGATCCAAAAGTGCCCAGGGAACAGATAGTGGTGGATCTTTCTCACCCAGGCGTCTCAGCAGAGGACCAAG TGTCCAGGCTGGTGACCATTTCCAAGGATCCATACGAAGCATGTGATGGAGCCCATGCCCTTGTCATCTGCACTGAATGGGACATGTTTAAG GAACTGGATTATGAACGGATTCATAAAAAAATGCTGAAGCCAGCCTTTATCTTTGATGGTCGGCGTGTCCTGGATGGGCTCCACAGTGAACTACAGACCATAGGCTTCCAG ATTGAAACAATTGGCAAAAAGGTATCTTCCAAGAGAATTCCATATACTCCTGGTGAAATTCCAAAGTTTAGTCTTCAGGATCCACCTAACAAGAAACCCAAAGTCTAG